Below is a window of Quercus robur chromosome 6, dhQueRobu3.1, whole genome shotgun sequence DNA.
CGTTGTCCTACAGTATTGTAGTCATCAGTCTTCTCTTCTATTTGTTGTTCCCTTCTGTAATATTTCGAAGGGGTGGATAGTGATTATGACCACTTCTACGTTGATCATGCGATAAGACTTGATGTTCTTGCGGATACTTAATTTGCACTTCCAACACTTGGTTTTGTAGCAtaagagttttattttgttgagtaaGTCGCTCGATCGCAATCAAGAGTGTCTGCAGTTGCCATTCTACAACAGTGGGGGGATTTCTAGTTTCTTGGTTGGCTGATGCCATCGATCGAGTTTGGACCGTACGACCTTTTGTCTCACGGATAAAGCAATGATTGATTACTCGtatttcccacagacggcgccaactgatgatgccgaaaaaaatcaccagtgagccatACGGTTCTAACACGCTCGATATCAGACCTGCCCAACACAGAAAAAGACCTTATAAAGAGTACCGATGTTGTACCAACCAAAGACCCTCCGAAAGTTAAGTCAGAAGAGAGCTTCAACAATGTTAGAGAGTATGAGTTTTAGAGAAATTGTGcatacctttttcttgagggtttttgggtttttatagtcgTATAGGGCCAGACTCTTTTGCTTGCGGaacaagtcttttccttatggggAAGATACACATTAATGCATGTATATTCTAGAATTCTATTCATGTTGGGATTCTACAAACCAGGGCTAATCGTGTGTTGCAAGTATTTTCCATTTAAGGTTCCTTGGAGATCACATAATAATGGGCTGGATGCCACATGGCCGTTCGGTCTGTACATGCCACGTCTGTCCGTGCCACCCCGTCCAGATTGCTTCGTCATGCATaatttttcctcttcaataatgtaatctaatgataaatttgtcaaaatttagatccgattaaaaaattttgagcagtataacattgcttagagttaccCTAGATATAacttgaatctctctctctctctctctctctctctctatatatatatatatatatataaaagaaaaaaaattgttgcaaagGACCCTTGATGCTCCACGCCATGCTTCATAGTCCATAGTAATCTTCTTGCTTCGAATTTCTTTGTGCCTTTTTGGGTTAATGTTCACTCAACACTTCGAAACCTtcgaagaaaagaaaataaatacattCAGGACGAATTCTTTTATGTTGTACAATTTGAAagcaaaaaatgacaaaagactATAGTAGAGCTTTGAGCGTCTTCTAAAAGGTTTGTCATCTAATAGGtcaaatagaaaatatagtACAGCTTTGAGCGTCTTCTAAGTAGATTTCCTGTGAGATGACAAAAAATGTGAGAAGATTATTTgtctttaaaaaataacaatattcgGGTTGTGTTTTCACAGCCATTCACAAATATTGGTATTAAGATTACTTAAACATTTTAAagtaatatatttacaaaatgtCTTAGTTTGCTCAAGTAATTTCTGTAACATCTTGTTAGATAGGAACTTATTATAAAACCCTATTGAGGCCATCTTTTTGTGTCTCATTGGAGTTCTAGGGGCTCTTTGGTTCGAACTTATAGATGTTCAAGTTGTATCATTTCATAAAATTCATTATCGAGGTTAAAAATAATGCCATTTTCAATTGATGTGCTCCATATGCCTTTTTACCTAAATTCAAGTACCTCCCGATTCAACTGGGCACCTATCAGGCTGCCTTACAATGTATATCTCATCTCCAGCAAGGTTGTACATGTCCTTATTACGGTGCCAAGTCCACAAAGCATGAGTCTCATTTTGTACCTGCAAGCCACATAGAAATACCATTAGGTTCGACTCCTTTTGAAGAAGGGCTAAATTCCACCAATCAATGCCTTGGTATTTTATATGGTTTCACTATTACAACTAAATTCTTCTTTCCAAGACCTTTGAGAATTTACAAATTAGTATGGGTTTTTGCATTTGTCTTTTATGTTGTGATAGATTAAGACTAATTTTTGGGGTAGAATAGGcattgtaagatttttttttttcttgcaaaatgTGTTGTTGACTCGCTGAAATTCATTTGTATCTAAATAGTGTTCCTAAAAAAGCTTGTAACATGTTCCctgcaaaatttaaaattacttgttaatttttaatgattttattgttttgttgaCTTCTAAGATCCATTGCAGTATGAAAAGGAAGGCTTTTGGTGAATCATTTGTGTTGAAATCTAACTGTAGAAGATTACATCTGGAATTATTGTAGATGTGTGTTTGTCGAAGAGTGAGTGAGAGTACCTCTAGAATCCCATGACCAAAGCTACTTTCTCTGTATGCACTATAATCTGGCTGCTGGTCCCAACAGAACTTACCTTCTGCAGGGCCTGACGTGAAATTGAATGCACAGAACCCACCCATATATTTATCTGGTGTTGTAGATGGTTCTGGGCAGTTCCCAGCTTCATCAGCATGTGCAATTGCCATCTTCTCCCGATTACCTCCATCACCGACTACAATATGAATGGGGCCACAGGGATCCAGAGTGTAGTTATATACTCGGTTTGACCTCTCATAGGCATGAACCTGTTGATGGTTTTCCAAATGAACAACACCACTTATGCACACCATTTACTATAAGCATACAAATGAATGCATCACTTTTCTGCAAACAGCTTAGATATTCAAGCATCATATAGGAAGCAGAAATACACAAAAGAGCACCATTTAGGAATCTGCATTTAAACTATTCATTtgacaacaataaaaattttctggTAATTGAACCACATTCCTATTCCATcttgcattttcattttttcaagtTTGTGTCATCTAGCAATGACATTGATCTTAGATAATGACCATGTGGCAATTATATTAAATAGGAAGTTCTTTATAGTCTTGGAAATTCTTACTTCAACTCTAGGAAAAACATTCCCTTATAGGTACTTTTGTTATGTTTACCTTGGACTTATTAGATTTAAGACATCATTATTTTGAACATTTAAATATCACATCTATGCATATATTTGGACACTAATGGTTTAAGGATTCATCTTAGACTTGATCCagcatttttttccttcacaaatGCAAAGAAGACAGAAGTACATTTCTAATCTCTAAGTATTTGGAAACAGATTAGATTTTTACATGTTTAGTATGTCATACCAACATTAATCTCTGTGGCACCAAAACAAATTATCTTATTgtaaggagaagaagagaaaaaagacaaGTGAGGAGATATAGGGAAAATACACTTACATGTCCATTGAATACAATGTCCACACCATACTTGTACAGTATGTCTTCCATCTCTACCCTCATACACTCTGCTTCTCTGTAATGTGCCATGTAGGTGCTATACCAAGGTGGATGCCACGCAGCTACCAACCATGGAGTGACTTCTCTGTCAACAGAAGCCAGGTCTCTCTCCAACCACTTGTATTGATCCTCTGCAATGCAAAAATTGGGAGAACACACCATGTAATTTCTAACAATAGAATATGCTCTCTCTCATTAAGGAACCCCACACTGGTTGGGTTTTTGCTTTGTTATGGGTATATGTCCTTGTTAGGCATCTCCACTTactagtttaagcttttgggttgAATGgttttaacatggtattagagcttgGTTGGTCATTTGCCTGTTTGTCTTGGTTTCAGTTTTTGTTCAGCTTAGATGTGGGAGAGGAGAGGGTGTCAAGGAATCCAACATCGATTGGGTTAGCGCTTGGGTTATGGCCTAAGGGTTTATATACTTCTTAGGTCTTTCCACTCattagcttaaacttttggattGGATACTCTAAAATCTCTAACATAGGAAATAACAACATCAAGCTTTAAAGTTACTGGTTATATAACCAAATGCATAAAATTGGCCACGTACATAATATATGAGAAGGTAAAGCAATGGAAAagaggccttttttttttttaatgaccatGGGAAATTGCTAgcgataaaaaatgaaaatatgaaagAGAACTTTAGTTCACCTGGTTTGTTATAAGATATGTAGGCACCAAGCATGATAAAATGTATCCCACCTGCATTAAAAGAATAGTAGAATGTGGATGATGATCCACTCTCTTCAGATGGGAATGCAAACCTAGAACTATAAGCAACAAAAGTCTGATTTTCAGCCTGTTGTTCAATTTCATGGTTCCCTTCTACCACCATTATTGGAACTTTAGACACAAGAGGCTGCATGTACCTAACATTAAACATCCCATGATAATTCTATGAGCTAAAATGCTTACTGAAAAttcaaacaataacaaaattgccagtctttttttttttttggtccaacAAAATATaaggttttgagagagagcAGTTTCCAATAAATTGAACTTTTATTCtttctaaacttaaaattttattggctattttatttgttttgggaACCAATAAAATTTATCAGAAAAAGAATACAGAGAATACTTTCTAAAGCAAATTAGCACGACATGTAATCTGAGGTCATCATGCATCAATCAACCATCTGAAATTAAGCTATAGAACATCCCTCCATACCATAAACCATATTCTAGAAAATCTAAAAGTCCCTAATCTTTACTTTTGTTACTACTAGAATTTAAAAgtgcat
It encodes the following:
- the LOC126688415 gene encoding purple acid phosphatase 15-like isoform X2 produces the protein MGFASMSVIELVLVLLLSFFHGGEGVLSTLDGPFKPVTVPLDNSSRGKAVDLSDTDPVVQRVVEGFEPEQISLSLSATYDSVWISWITGEFHIGYNITSLDPKTVASVVQYGMYGLPITDEAMGYSLVYNQLYPFEGLQNYTSGIIHHVRLTGLMPDTLYQYQCGDPSISAMSDINYFRTMPVSGPHSYPSRVAVVGDLGLTFNTTSTVDHMISNHPDLVLLVGDVSYADLYLTNGTGSDCYSCSFSQTPIHETYQPRWDYWGRYMQPLVSKVPIMVVEGNHEIEQQAENQTFVAYSSRFAFPSEESGSSSTFYYSFNAGGIHFIMLGAYISYNKPEDQYKWLERDLASVDREVTPWLVAAWHPPWYSTYMAHYREAECMRVEMEDILYKYGVDIVFNGHVHAYERSNRVYNYTLDPCGPIHIVVGDGGNREKMAIAHADEAGNCPEPSTTPDKYMGGFCAFNFTSGPAEGKFCWDQQPDYSAYRESSFGHGILEVQNETHALWTWHRNKDMYNLAGDEIYIVRQPDRCPVESGGFEVLSEH
- the LOC126688415 gene encoding purple acid phosphatase 15-like isoform X3, with the protein product MGFASMSVIELVLVLLLSFFHGGEGVLSTLDGPFKPVTVPLDNSSRGKAVDLSDTDPVVQRVVEGFEPEQISLSLSATYDSVWISWITGEFHIGYNITSLDPKTVASVVQYGMYGLPITDEAMGYSLVYNQLYPFEGLQNYTSGIIHHVRLTGLMPDTLYQYQCGDPSISAMSDINYFRTMPVSGPHSYPSRVAVVGDLGLTFNTTSTVDHMISNHPDLVLLVGDVSYADLYLTNGTGSDCYSCSFSQTPIHETYQPRWDYWGRYMQPLVSKVPIMVVEGNHEIEQQAENQTFVAYSSRFAFPSEESGSSSTFYYSFNAGGIHFIMLGAYISYNKPEDQYKWLERDLASVDREVTPWLVAAWHPPWYSTYMAHYREAECMRVEMEDILYKYGVDIVFNGHVHAYERSNRVYNYTLDPCGPIHIVVGDGGNREKMAIAHADEAGNCPEPSTTPDKYMGGFCAFNFTSGPAEGKFCWDQQPDYSAYRESSFGHGILEVQNETHALWTWHRNKDMYNLAGDEIYIVRQPDRCPVESGGT
- the LOC126688415 gene encoding purple acid phosphatase 15-like isoform X1 translates to MGFASMSVIELVLVLLLSFFHGGEGVLSTLDGPFKPVTVPLDNSSRGKAVDLSDTDPVVQRVVEGFEPEQISLSLSATYDSVWISWITGEFHIGYNITSLDPKTVASVVQYGMYGLPITDEAMGYSLVYNQLYPFEGLQNYTSGIIHHVRLTGLMPDTLYQYQCGDPSISAMSDINYFRTMPVSGPHSYPSRVAVVGDLGLTFNTTSTVDHMISNHPDLVLLVGDVSYADLYLTNGTGSDCYSCSFSQTPIHETYQPRWDYWGRYMQPLVSKVPIMVVEGNHEIEQQAENQTFVAYSSRFAFPSEESGSSSTFYYSFNAGGIHFIMLGAYISYNKPEDQYKWLERDLASVDREVTPWLVAAWHPPWYSTYMAHYREAECMRVEMEDILYKYGVDIVFNGHVHAYERSNRVYNYTLDPCGPIHIVVGDGGNREKMAIAHADEAGNCPEPSTTPDKYMGGFCAFNFTSGPAEGKFCWDQQPDYSAYRESSFGHGILEVQNETHALWTWHRNKDMYNLAGDEIYIVRQPDRCPVESGGNLLRRRSKLYYIFYLTY